The Chaetodon trifascialis isolate fChaTrf1 chromosome 24 unlocalized genomic scaffold, fChaTrf1.hap1 SUPER_24_unloc_1, whole genome shotgun sequence genomic interval taacagtaaaaaaaaaagtagtaatatagaaatacataaaaagataTCACAATAGtagaaactgtaacagtaagtaaaaatctaacaatataaatatatgtacacaagtcaggtttttctttttgttgttgttgtttttttacagaagcacagtctgttttttcaaaaggaagtccaagcagagcgttaatgtaaaatggttatggcaatgtcaatgcCAAGTGAatcagaggtggagtgtgaagagtgtcgaGTGTTAATaagactgacagcagatgggaaaaaactgttcttgtggcgtaaggttttggtcctgatggaccgcagcctcctgccagaggggagtgtctcaaagagtttatgtctgGGGTGGAAGAGATTaagggatcagccacaatctttcctgcacaccTCAGcatcctggaggtgtacaggtcctggagagacagGAGATTGCAGCTGAttaccttctctgcagaccgaatgacatgctgcagtctgcccttgtccttggcggtggcagcagcgtaccagatggtgatggaggagctgaggatggactcaatgatggctgtgtagaagtgcaccatcattgtctttggcagactgaatttcttcagctgccgtaggaagtgcatcctctgctgtgcttacttgatgagggagctgatgttcggctcccacttcaggtcctgggagatgatagttcccaggaagcgtaaggactccacagtgttaatagtggagtcacagagggtgatgggggcaggcgaggctgagttcttcctgaagtccacaaccatctccactgtctttagagcattgagctctaggttgttctggtaatgcaccaggtcaccagatggtcaacctcccacctgttggtggactcgtcgccatcagagatgagtccgatgagggtggtgtcgtccgcaaacttcaggagcttgatggtgactggaggtgcagctgttagtgtacagggagaagagcagaggagaaagaacgcagccctggggggatccggtgctgatggtcttagtgtcggagatgtgtttccccagcttcacgcactgtttcctgtcagacaggaagtctgtaatccatctgcaggtggagtcaggcacgctcagccgggagagcttctcctgaagcagggttgggataATGGTGTtcaaggcagagctgaaatccacaaacaggatcctggcttaggttcctgcggagtccaggtgctggaggatgaggtggagggccaagttgacagcgtcgtctacagacctgttggctctgtaggcaaactgcagggggtccaggagagggtcggtgatgtctttgaggtgtgagagcgcaaggcgctcaaaggacttcatgaccacagaggtcagggcgacgggtctgaagttattaagtcctgtggtccttggttTCTTGGGAACTGAGATGATGGTTgaggacttgaagcaggctggcacgtgacatgtctccagtgaggtgttaaaaatgtctgggaacactggagacagctgatcagtgcagtgcttcaaggcggatggggagacagaatctggtccagctgctttccaggGGTTTAGTCTCCTGAAGAGTCTGTTGACATCTCTGTCATGAATAGAAAGAGTcatcactgaggtgggtggagTAGGGGAAggggggtcctttaaggtgggaattagtggaggtgactggagctggagctgttgggaggtgtcgtgggggatggttgctggactgtccctttgtctttcaaagcggcagtagaactcgttcaggttgttggctaggcgtcgatcgttgatggagtggggggctttaggcttgtagttggtaaTTTGCCTAAGCCTTGTCCAGACGCAGAGTTATTAGCTGAGAAGcggtgttggagcttctcagagtacagtcgtttagccttCTTCACCGCCTcgctaaacttgtacttcgcctctctggatctgtccttgtccccactcctgaaggcctcttcctttgccaaccttagctgtctgagtttggctgtgaaccagggtttgtcattgtggtaactcaccctggtgcgtgatggaacacagcagaacTTTGGTGTGTTGATCCTTTTCTTGTTGATAGCTGCTAGTTTCTCCAGTAGCTTCTGagtctgaagaagaaaaagtccaTTTCCATCCCTGGtggtcttcctctgtgtctgacaggaCCTATGGGAGACCAgcctctgctggacctggacctggacctggacctgaacctgaacctgaacctgaacccagctgtgtgtccctCAAGAGCGACCAGTCAATGgatgacttcattcattttaaacagcaacatgtctctgacggacagtaagttgttctcaGGATTAAAATCGTGTTGGACAATTTGACCTAAAATGTCCATATGTCCTCCTAATGTTGTCCATTCctgatgtttgtcctcattaaatCCAATCTGACCAATTGTACTTCTAATGTTCATGTTGTCCTagaatgatgatgaaggttaGAGCTAGATTAGTGTTAAAGGACATTTGTCCAGTCTGTCtctaaacagcactgacatgtccacatgtggacactgaaGGCTGAGGATAATGGtgctcttcctgtgtgtctgacaggatcTATGGGAGACAAACTTCTGCTGGATCTAAGCCTGGACCtggacccagctgtgtgtccctCAAGAGCGACCAGTCAATGgatgacttcattcattttaaacagcaacatgtctctgacagacagtaagttgttctcaGGATTAAAATCGTGTTGGacaatttgaccttttttttcaGCATCGTTCTTCTTCTCATTTGTTTCTATCCTCACATgtggaagctgcccagtataaccagtcttCAGCTCTTGACTCCAGTTGaacatttcctccacacacacgttCTGACTGATGACTGCATGAGTGTGAAACAGTGACTTGATTGAGGCTAACAGATGCTAACGAAGGCTAACCCTGATTCCACTGAGTTCCTCCATCAAATCaacatgttgtgcttttcagtcatgtgacaacacaaacacaaacatgtcagtgataacagctggactgagatcagctgctgtgaaacagagtgaagcaacacagagagtgtgaggaaacacacagtctgtttgtgactgatgctgctgatggattCACAAAGTCAAGAACAACACTGATGGCGGCATCATGGCGCCTCACATCAGGCTGGAGTTGTGCCTCTGTGAGGACGTCTGATGCAGAGAAGGGTGTTATGGGTAACTAaaggctgcaggagctcagagaggagacaaagctcAAAGATGTGTTGTGTGTCCAACAAGTGGACAAGAAGAAATACATGTTGTccaagaataaaagaaagagccaGAACAAGTTGTAtgagcaacagctgcagctgtttccttcaTGTCGTCCAGAGAAGAACGTTCCAGCTTTCATGTgaaacacagctggatgtgaaatcagcctcagctttgctTTGATCCAGtattctctgcttttctctttgctttgctCAGGTTTCACTCACTTTATTGGGACTCACTGCCAGTTTGTGCTGGACAGGTAGCATCCAGTTAGcttgtgtgagctgtgtgatgCTGTCCACAGTATTATAGGGCTCAATAAGAACTGGAGGGACTCAACCAGACAAGCTGCTCAACCAACACAGTAAAGTGAAAGTTGCACAGAAATGCAGGCTGGACTGTTGATTCACGGTGGGATCAGCAGTACGAGCAACACTTTAATATCAGTGGAAACCATCTGATTCAATGTTGGAATCAACACTTTAGCTCAAAGGACCTTCAGCTGGTGTTTGTTCCTGTGTGGACGGACATGATGTGCGCTAATTCTTCATGATTCCTCTACAGAGTCCaccaggagagctcagaggttcccagtggtcagtctgcccagcagcatcagactcaCCTGGACTCCATATTTCTGGTCTGTACAtgtacaacagctgctttcacatctgTTCTGTCCACAATAATGTCCACACTGCACTTTTTAGACCAGTGGACCgtcagtctgtccaacatggatctgatgtttgcttccatgatttcactttgtgtcattcatatcatcttctgttccagctgctggaggagaacattgtctcttttgtgaggaacgagctgaagaagatcaaGACGACTCTGAGTTCAGATTACCCAGAATGCTCAGAGAGtcagggggaggatgaggaggtgttggatggtgaggatgcagagcagaggaggagcagcagagaggtaTTTCTGAAGatcacgctgcacttcctgaggagaatgaaggaggaggagctggctgagcgtctgcagagcagtaagaggaTTTCTCTAAAGGTTTAACTGCTGGATCAATGAACATTCACTGATGTCCAACAAATGGACCAAAATATGTTCAGACAAGGACATTAAATTCTCATCTGAACTTTATCAATCACTCAATGATTTATTTCTTGTGTCTTCGTTCAGGAAGTTCTGGTGGTGTTGGTCAGTGTAAACTTAAATGTAACCTGAAGGAGaagttccagtgtgtgtttgaggggatcGCTAAAGCAGGAAAGCGGACCCTCCTGAATCAGATCTAcacagagctcttcatcacagagggagggactggaCAGGTCAATGATGAACATGAGGTCAGACTGATTGAAACAGCATCCAGGAAACCACACGGACCAGAAACCACAATCAGACAAGAAGACATCTTTAAAGCCTCAACTGGACGAgatgaaccaatcagaacagtgatgacaaagggAGTGGCTGGCATTGGGAAGACGGTCTTAACACAGAAGTTCACTGTGGACTGGGCTGAAGACAAAGCCCAACAGGACATACAGTTCATGTTTCCGTTgactttcagagagctgaatgtgctgagagagaaaaggttcagcttggtggaacttgttcatcacttctttcctgaaaccaaagaagcaggaatctgcaggtttgaagagTTCAGGGTTTTGTTTATCCTTGACGGTCTGGATGAGAGTCGACTTCCTCTGGACTTCACCAACAATGAGATCCTGACTGATGCTACAGAGTCCAcctcagtggatgtgctgctgacaaacctcatcaggaggaaactgcttccctctgcttacctctggataaccacacgacctgcagcagccaatcagatccctcctgagtgtgttgacatggtgacagaggtcagggggttcactgatgaacagaaggaggagtacttcaggaagaggttcagagatgaggagcaggccaGAAGAATCATCTCCCACATCAAGACATCACgaagcctccacatcatgtgccacatcccggtcttctgctggatcactgctacagttctggaggatgtgatgaagaccagagaAGAAGGACAGCTCCCCAAGACCCTGACTGAGATgtacatccacttcctggtggttcagtccaaagTGAAGAACATCAagtatgatggaggagctgagtcagatcctcagtggactccagagagcaggaagatgattaagtctctgggaaaactggcttttgagcagctgcagaaaggaaacctgatcttctaccaatcagacctgacagagtgtggcatcgatatcagagcagcctcagtgtactcaggagtgttcacacagatcttcaaagaggagagaggactgtacCAGGACAAGGTGTTCTGCTTCGTCCATCTGAGtgttcaggagtttctggctgctcttcatgtccatCTGACCTTCATCAACTCTGGAGTCAATCTGCtctcagaagaaaaaagaacCTCAAAGATATCTAAATCCGTGATAGTTGCATCTGCCAAAACACGCCTGTGTAAGAGTGCAGTGGACAAGGCCTTACAGAGTCCAAATGGACACCTGGACTTGTTCCTCAGATTCCTCCTGGGTCTTTCACTGCAGGCCAATCAGACTCTCCTACAAGgcctgctgacacagacaggaagtggttcaAAACGCAATCAGGTAACAGTCAAGtacatcaagaagaagattgaagagactccctctgcagagaaaagcatcaatctgttccactgtctgaatgaactgaatgatcGTTCTCTGGTGGATCAGATCCAACAGTCTCTGAGTTCAGGAAGTCTCTCCACAGATgaactgtctcctgctcagtggtcagctctggtcttcatcTTACTGTCATCAGAAAAAGATCTGGACATTTTTGACCTGAAGAAATTCTCTGCTTCAGAAGAGGCTTTTCTGATGCTGCTGCCAGTGGTCAAAGCCTCCAACAAAGCTCTGTAAGTACAGAGATAGTGAAGTTTCTTCATCAATAAATACTCTGATATCTAACTGACTGtttgcttccttcctgtgtctcttcagactgagtggctgtaacctctcagagagaagctgtgaagctctgtcctcagtcctcagatcccagtcctccagtctgagagagctggacctgagtaacaacaacctgcaggattcaggagtgaagctgctgtctgctggactggagagtccacacTGTGCTCTGGACACTCTCAGGTCAGATCAAGTTACTGTTTGTTGTAAAAGTGTTGACGTCTTTCTTTAACCTCAGAAGTCCACACATTTGATACGGACATTCATTGAttggcagatgttttctctcaatGTACCTTTTATGAATGAAGTCTGGCTGAGATGGAAATcctcatttatgttttgttgtcatgtgactttgATTAGTGGACGTCACTTTATTCCTGAATCAGTCATGATTAATTAGCACAAAGGTGTCGCTGAGGACCTCAGGAAGTGAAGTGGCGAGTGTGAAATCGttgacctgaaacacagaaactgttgagAATTATTATGTGTTGTAAATCCtcccacgtgatgctgctcagcctATCAGATCTCTGCATTCTGAGAGCAGTGATTGGACGGACACAGCAGGACCCTCAGATGATCTtccatgtgtgttgttgtgtgttttcaggctgtcaggctgtctgatcacagaggaaggctgtgcttctctggcctcagctctgagatccaacccctcccatctgagagagctggacctgagctacaatcatccaggagactcaggagtgaagctgctgtctgctggactggaggatCCTCACTGCAGACTGGACACTCTCAGGTatgaagaggctgctgcagccacagtcagtcagtgtgaaagaggaggaagagctggaaacatgttgtctgtctttttgcttGATGGTGGACGTGAGTGAGACATGAACAGTCAGACATGTAGGAAACCTTTGTCCTTTGATCACAACATAAACACTGGTTGAACATGAAAAGGACATATTTGTGTTGGAGGTCTCAAGGAGAACATCTCCAGGAACAAACATGATAATGACCTGCTGGTCATAATTGATGCAGTTTGGACAGATCTCTGCATGGTAAAAgacctgtctgtcagtgtgacaaatgtcctttttgtcctcagagacataaaaacaagctTCCAATAAGTCCAGAGCAGTTGTATTTAGTTCGAACTGCTGGAACCTGACAAccacaggacagagcaggactTTTGAGATGCttcattcaagtgttttttctcaaaatgttggaCTGCTCTTTCATCAGTGGACAACAATGAGACTGAACGTGgtcttcacagcaaacatggctCGTAAATATTTCCATGTCAGACATCAAGTGGCTCTTCTTGTTCTGGTGAACTTCAGGaagtttgacatgaaaagatttccacacagcagagtcGTGATGACTCGTCTCAGACTtgtaatgaacacatgaagcacGGTCACATATGGGACATGACGAGGACAAGCGTGTCCAACAATCAATCATTAAAGCTCTGCTGGTTTGTTGAGTGAAGACAAAGTCAGACTGATTATTGATCATCACAggtgggagagcaagagagcgatcaatgagtgaagcagctcagaatAGAAGTCAGCAACAgattgaaatgaggaaatgagctgatgaaggcagatttaatgatgagagagaatcagtgtcgctgtcagtgtctgagcagagctgaagagggagaagcaggccgcatcaacatgttgtgtttgtgtgtgtgagagtgatgtaacgtccatgtttgcatgctgaaagaggaggtgctgctctgacccccctcctcctttcagggtggagcctgctggagtcCGATGGTTGAGACCAGGTCCGAGGaagtgtaagtgtgtctttcatttgactgatgacaacaaagcagagcacattcagccatcttcaaactgtgacatcactcattcacatctctgatgtcaaactgtccatcaatcaacagctgatcgatcaataactgcagctgttttcttcttcttctctccatcagattcctgtgaactcaaactggacacaaacacagtgaacagagtgatcaaactgtctgacaacaacaggacGATGAGACGTGTGGAGGAGGATCAGTCATATCCTGATCATCCAGACAGGTTTGACCAGgatcctcagctgctgtgtggaactggtctgactggtcgCTGTTACTGGGAGGTCGAGTGGAGACGAAGAGTTGATGTATCAGTGAGTTACAGAAGAATcagaaggaaaggaaacagcgaagagtgtgtgtttggatggaaTGATCAGTCCTGGAGTCTGGACTGCTCTGATGATGGTCGTTACTCTGTCTGGCACAATAACAGAAAGACAtccatctcctccccctcctcctcctcctcctcctcctcctctgtctctcacagagtaggagtgtatgtggactgtcctgctggcactctgtccttctacagagtctcctctgactcactgatccacctccacaccttcaacacCACATTCACTGAACCTCTTTATCCTGGCTTTGGACTCTGGTTCAGTTCTGgttcctcagtgtctctgtgtcctctgtaggagggacagtctcctcctgttggacaaacactgctgaacagATCAGTTGAGTCTGTGCAGGATGTCAGTCGCATCAGTCTTTCAGGTTATTGGAATAAATTGATCAATGAACTTTGttgaaaatgattgaaaagATTCCTCATTTACTTTGTAAACTTCTTCCACTTCCAGTCCTTTAAAGATGGAAGCTGTGATCATTAAAGTGTGGAAACTGTTGACTTgaaccttcagctgtgtgttgatttcagtTGTGGATCTTGTTCCAGTCAAAGCTGAATgttgctgtgagtgtttgttgtgtctctCAGATCAGGACTAGAGGTCCACCGATACGCTTTTTTCAGGGCTGATACAGATTATTAGACATCAAGGAGACGGATAACCGTTAAAATATCAGATATCATCTTGATGGTTTcacttcatgttgtgttttcatggttCATTTCACTCAACAACATCGAGCTGAAGTAAGAATCAAGTGAGCACAAACTGATTCCTGATGGCTGAGAACACTTGAACTGTTTGTTGACgtatgaagacatgaagacgGAGACAGCAACGTCCAAGATCCAAGACAAGTGACCACAGCGAGAGCAGCACAGGTTTCCCTCAACACCAGAGACAACCTGAGGGACGTGGACCTCGTGCGCAGACGTCCACTTCATTCAAACAACTTCATTACCGCCAACAAGTCTTCAGTTGGACCAGCAGAGGTTTTGGTGGCTGATAACACGTCGTGATACTATTTGTGACTCAAACTCTGATTTGGAGTCAAGTTTCATctttgaaagcagaaaaacaagtttgGAAATCGTTGTTTAACAAATCTGTCAAAGACTTTTAGAAAGTCTTCAAACTTCAACGTGAGAAACAACCGAAAGAAGAAAACTTGATCAACATCAATCAGAGACACAGAATTTATTGAGAAAAATCAGTTTGATTTTAATGGagtttttctgtcctgcagcttCTTCGTATTCAatgtaaaaagaggaaaaacaacgaCAGAAAAACAGGTTAAAAACTGGACTGAGGAGCTTCATCATCACcaaaaataaaccacaaaataatggaaatgacatgaaatgaaagatcATTTCTCTTATGATGTCTTACATCAAAGCTGGTTTAATGCACAATGTGCTGACTTTATATATTGAGTGTTGGATGGTGGAGACGGTTGCAGGTGGACTTTGGTTTCTGACGGTTTGTGGGAGCCATGGAGGAGTCTTCAGGTGAGTCCAGATCCTCAGATCTGTATTCATCAACATCATGTAAGTCTCCACTTTCCAGGCAGAAGTCTCAGCGGTGGATATTTTAGCCTTTCAAAGTGAACAAGATCGTCCAGAGAGTTAAGACGTTGTGTCTCACATCTCTTCTGGCAAGAGATACACAAGTATCCGCTGTCCTTCAGATAGACTGGACAAATAGATGCTGGTGGCTGAGGCCATCTACTGGACCAATTCCAAAACATTTTGTCCCTGCTGGTCATTTCGAACCctaaatatgtaaaaataggGCTCAGGTGACCTCAGGTCAGGCCAGGTCAGCTTTTTCACCTAGGGAAACCAAAACACAGGTGTTGCTGATTTGGAAAGCAAACAGTTTTTCGACTGTGTCTATGTGCATGTGGTTTTGAGGTGATGAGCAATTTGGTTTGTTGGGTTTGTTACATGTATTATGAGTTAAACTTATTGCCGCTGttataaaggaaaataaacTTTCGAGATAATTGCAACTATGTATTTTTAAGATTAAGTATTAAGTTCAATTTCGACCTGAAGGTGGCAGTCCAAAATTTAAGCGACTCTTAACTCTCCACTTCTGCGATCTCGTCAACTTCTGGATCTGATTAGAGTCCATGGCCGTGTCCTCAGCTCCTGAGGGCTTCCATTCCATTCCCGATCCTGAGTCACCGGGTGATTTTCCAGCAGTCTGTCGTACGCTGCTTGGACATCTATCTGCACATTTCCAACAGTGCGAGCAGTGCCACGGACACGACCAGCACCACCACTGGTACCCTCTTCAGCAGACTCAGCACTacgacaaaaaaaaagaaaagaattaaGGTTGTTATAAGAAGGGTATAAGATTTGACGTTTACAAATTGTTGATTGTATTAATTGTGTGTCACGATGGAGTGTGTCAGGTTGTCAGCCACCAGAGACTTGTCTGAGTCAGTCAGAGTCTTGGTGGCCGTCTCAAAGACTCACCGTGCCACCTGGCCGGTCACTGGCTCAATCTTGTatctaaaatgagagtttaaacattaaacattaaacatttataaGGACTTCTCACCGGGGTACCAAGGGCATATTGGAGATGAACTGAATCATGGTGGTTTGCTTACTCCGAGTGCAGATGGTTCAGGTCATTGGAGGCGTTGTAGATGGGTTATGGCCACATTACAAGTGTTGATATTATATGGAGAAAAAAACCCGAAAAAAATGCTACCAACCTTGGTCCACAGAGTGCTTCTGATAAAGGCCCTCTGTGCCATGAGCTTCCTGTTTGGGATCGTCCACTGCACACCCTGGACACTGCAATGTGGGAAAAGCGTGTTGTTATAAAAGTGTGTGCTAGGTTGGAAAGCTAAGCTTTAAAATGGGGAATTACTCCAGTTAATCAGATCTTGCGAGCCTGAAACACTGAAGGCTGGAAGGCTGAGAGCCCTGCCTGAGACTAACAGCTGATTTACTCAAGCTGAGAAGTGCATCACCGGTGCTGATGATTCCCAGACTGAGTGAGGttgtgaatgtttgtcatttcatgCAAATAAAGTCATTTCCAAGTTACAATGAATTAAACACATTCCTGGAAATGCCTAAACATGTTGAAACACATTAGAAGCACTGTTCAAACATTGTAAGTGAAAgaagtttgacctctgacctagC includes:
- the LOC139328098 gene encoding NLR family CARD domain-containing protein 3-like isoform X2: MKEEELAERLQSRSSGGVGQCKLKCNLKEKFQCVFEGIAKAGKRTLLNQIYTELFITEGGTGQVNDEHEVRLIETASRKPHGPETTIRQEDIFKASTGRDEPIRTVMTKGVAGIGKTVLTQKFTVDWAEDKAQQDIQFMFPLTFRELNVLREKRFSLVELVHHFFPETKEAGICRFEEFRVLFILDGLDESRLPLDFTNNEILTDATESTSVDVLLTNLIRRKLLPSAYLWITTRPAAANQIPPECVDMVTEVRGFTDEQKEEYFRKRFRDEEQARRIISHIKTSRSLHIMCHIPVFCWITATVLEDVMKTREEGQLPKTLTEMYIHFLVVQSKVKNIKYDGGAESDPQWTPESRKMIKSLGKLAFEQLQKGNLIFYQSDLTECGIDIRAASVYSGVFTQIFKEERGLYQDKVFCFVHLSVQEFLAALHVHLTFINSGVNLLSEEKRTSKISKSVIVASAKTRLCKSAVDKALQSPNGHLDLFLRFLLGLSLQANQTLLQGLLTQTGSGSKRNQVTVKYIKKKIEETPSAEKSINLFHCLNELNDRSLVDQIQQSLSSGSLSTDELSPAQWSALVFILLSSEKDLDIFDLKKFSASEEAFLMLLPVVKASNKALLSGCNLSERSCEALSSVLRSQSSSLRELDLSNNNLQDSGVKLLSAGLESPHCALDTLRLSSCNLLERSCEALSSVLRSQSSSLRELDLSDNNLQDSGAKLLSAGLESPHCALETLRLSGCLITEEGCASLASALTSNPSHLRELDLSYNHPGDSGVKLLSAGLEDPHCRLDTLRVEPAGVRWSRPGLRKYSCELKLDTNTVNRRIKLSDNNRTMTHVEEEDQSYPDHPDRFDYWPQLLCETGLTGRCYWEVEWRGDVDVSVSYRRIRRKRDSRECLFGGNDQSWSLDCSDDGFYSVCHNDRITSISSSSSSSSSSSSVSHRVGVYVDCPAGTLSFYRVSSDSLIHLHTFNTTFTEPLYPGFAFGFWFSSGSSVSLCPL
- the LOC139328098 gene encoding NLR family CARD domain-containing protein 3-like isoform X1: MDDFIHFKQQHVSDRQVHQESSEVPSGQSAQQHQTHLDSIFLLLEENIVSFVRNELKKIKTTLSSDYPECSESQGEDEEVLDGEDAEQRRSSREVFLKITLHFLRRMKEEELAERLQSRSSGGVGQCKLKCNLKEKFQCVFEGIAKAGKRTLLNQIYTELFITEGGTGQVNDEHEVRLIETASRKPHGPETTIRQEDIFKASTGRDEPIRTVMTKGVAGIGKTVLTQKFTVDWAEDKAQQDIQFMFPLTFRELNVLREKRFSLVELVHHFFPETKEAGICRFEEFRVLFILDGLDESRLPLDFTNNEILTDATESTSVDVLLTNLIRRKLLPSAYLWITTRPAAANQIPPECVDMVTEVRGFTDEQKEEYFRKRFRDEEQARRIISHIKTSRSLHIMCHIPVFCWITATVLEDVMKTREEGQLPKTLTEMYIHFLVVQSKVKNIKYDGGAESDPQWTPESRKMIKSLGKLAFEQLQKGNLIFYQSDLTECGIDIRAASVYSGVFTQIFKEERGLYQDKVFCFVHLSVQEFLAALHVHLTFINSGVNLLSEEKRTSKISKSVIVASAKTRLCKSAVDKALQSPNGHLDLFLRFLLGLSLQANQTLLQGLLTQTGSGSKRNQVTVKYIKKKIEETPSAEKSINLFHCLNELNDRSLVDQIQQSLSSGSLSTDELSPAQWSALVFILLSSEKDLDIFDLKKFSASEEAFLMLLPVVKASNKALLSGCNLSERSCEALSSVLRSQSSSLRELDLSNNNLQDSGVKLLSAGLESPHCALDTLRLSGCLITEEGCASLASALRSNPSHLRELDLSYNHPGDSGVKLLSAGLEDPHCRLDTLRVEPAGVRWLRPGPRKYSCELKLDTNTVNRVIKLSDNNRTMRRVEEDQSYPDHPDRFDQDPQLLCGTGLTGRCYWEVEWRRRVDVSVSYRRIRRKGNSEECVFGWNDQSWSLDCSDDGRYSVWHNNRKTSISSPSSSSSSSSSVSHRVGVYVDCPAGTLSFYRVSSDSLIHLHTFNTTFTEPLYPGFGLWFSSGSSVSLCPL